Genomic DNA from Ruminococcus sp. OA3:
ACAGACTGGCGCATTGCCATTAGCATTCTGACTTAGGAAGTATGTTCCTTCCAATACAGAGCTGTCGTTCCGGATTCTCACCGGATTGCCGTAAATTTGGGTGTTTCATATTCTGTTTTTATATATTTTATTTACAAAATCATTATATCACATTGCTAATTTGGTTTATATAATTATTTTAGAATGCCTTATTGTTTTTTCGCGAGTATATTTATAGTTGTGATAATTTATTTTTAATTTGTTGTAGGAATACGGATATTTTCTTTTATAATTACATTGATATTTAAAAATCAAATCACAAATCATCATCAAATATCCGGTTCAGCTCCGCATCAGTGACCCGCAGCGCCTCCCGGATCCACTTTTTGATGTCAGCCTCAGACTCTCCCAGCTGCTGGAGCCGGGTCATCTGCCAGTCTGCGGATGCTGTTGAGAAGCCATTGACCTTGATCCTCCGCACAATATCGCTTAGGATACGTAACTCCAATACCGACATCTGTTTGATGACCTCCTGGGGGATCTGTTCAAACTCTCCCTGAGTCATTCAATCACCTCCG
This window encodes:
- a CDS encoding phage minor capsid protein, producing the protein MTQGEFEQIPQEVIKQMSVLELRILSDIVRRIKVNGFSTASADWQMTRLQQLGESEADIKKWIREALRVTDAELNRIFDDDL